Proteins encoded in a region of the Bartonella taylorii genome:
- a CDS encoding amino acid ABC transporter ATP-binding protein, translating to MNLENNQSVHIAQNSVISIRNLNKWYGDFQVLYDINFDVKAGERIVICGPSGSGKSTLIRCINQLEKAQKGSICVHDIDIHAAPLHQQKNVLRKIGMVFQNFNLFPHMSVMQNCILAPITVQGLSKQQAKERAIRYLTDVGIEKHCNKYPLQLSGGQQQRVAIARALCMEPEVMLFDEPTSALDPESVGEVLEVMVQLADTGITMLCVTHEMGFAREVSERILFLENGKIIEDTASKEFFTNPKSQRACDFLAKIKH from the coding sequence ATGAATTTGGAAAATAATCAATCTGTCCATATTGCTCAAAACTCTGTGATTTCTATTCGAAATTTAAATAAATGGTATGGAGATTTTCAGGTTCTCTATGATATTAACTTTGATGTTAAAGCTGGCGAACGCATTGTTATCTGTGGCCCTTCCGGATCAGGAAAATCAACTTTGATTCGTTGTATTAATCAATTAGAAAAAGCACAAAAAGGTTCCATTTGTGTTCATGATATTGATATTCATGCTGCCCCTTTACACCAACAAAAAAATGTTCTCCGTAAAATAGGAATGGTTTTTCAAAACTTTAATTTGTTTCCTCATATGAGCGTTATGCAGAATTGCATTTTAGCACCTATAACAGTTCAAGGGCTTTCTAAACAACAAGCAAAAGAACGAGCAATTCGTTATCTTACAGATGTCGGAATTGAAAAACACTGTAACAAATACCCTTTACAACTCTCTGGTGGACAACAGCAACGTGTTGCAATCGCTCGTGCACTTTGTATGGAACCTGAAGTGATGCTTTTTGATGAGCCTACGTCAGCTCTTGATCCAGAAAGCGTTGGAGAAGTTTTAGAAGTTATGGTTCAATTGGCTGATACAGGCATAACAATGCTTTGCGTTACCCATGAAATGGGTTTTGCACGTGAAGTTTCAGAAAGAATACTCTTTCTAGAAAATGGAAAGATTATTGAAGATACAGCATCTAAAGAATTTTTCACCAATCCTAAAAGCCAACGTGCTTGCGATTTTCTTGCTAAAATTAAACATTAA
- a CDS encoding ABC transporter permease, with product MIPEWLYFLFNPSLLNRYGPKFIEGFIVTVELVSIACSIGFFLGMLIAFARLSNNKFLRYLAEIYVFFFRGSPLLAQLFLFYYGLGSINNFWQQVGLWWFFQNAWYCCLFIFALNSAAYQSEIFKGSFLSVTTGQREASKALGLSSSVTFFKIILPQAMVVALRPLGNEFILMIKSSAIASLITIYDLMGIAKLTYSRTFDFQVYVWAALIYLLIVEFIHRFIIFIEYRLTRYLR from the coding sequence ATGATTCCTGAGTGGCTTTATTTCCTTTTTAATCCTTCTCTTTTAAACCGTTATGGGCCTAAATTTATTGAGGGCTTTATTGTTACTGTTGAGCTTGTTTCTATTGCTTGCTCCATTGGCTTTTTTCTTGGTATGCTTATCGCGTTTGCACGTTTATCAAATAATAAGTTTTTACGATATTTGGCAGAGATTTATGTCTTTTTTTTTCGTGGATCTCCTTTATTGGCCCAACTTTTTCTTTTTTACTACGGCCTTGGTTCAATAAACAACTTCTGGCAACAAGTTGGACTGTGGTGGTTCTTTCAAAACGCATGGTATTGTTGCCTTTTCATTTTTGCACTCAATTCTGCTGCCTATCAATCTGAAATCTTTAAAGGAAGTTTTCTCTCTGTCACAACTGGACAACGTGAAGCATCAAAAGCATTAGGGTTGAGCAGTTCCGTAACATTTTTTAAAATTATTCTTCCCCAAGCAATGGTTGTAGCATTACGCCCTCTAGGAAATGAGTTTATTTTAATGATTAAATCCAGCGCTATTGCCTCACTCATCACTATTTATGATTTAATGGGGATTGCCAAACTCACTTATTCACGCACATTCGATTTTCAAGTTTATGTTTGGGCTGCTCTTATTTATCTTCTGATCGTTGAGTTTATTCACCGGTTTATTATTTTTATCGAATATCGTCTAACCCGATATTTACGGTAA
- the gltX gene encoding glutamate--tRNA ligase encodes MPVITRFAPSPTGFLHIGGARTALFNWLYAKHTGGKMLLRIEDTDRERSTEAAVKAIMDSLHWMGLSYDGAPISQFKRVERHRQVAEQLVKDGKAYYCYASPEELAEMRENARVEGRPPRYDGRWRDRDISEAPKDIKPVIRIKAPQHGETIVHDRVQGDVCFPNKDLDDFIILRSDGSPTYMHAVVVDDHDMGITHIIRGDDHLTNAARQTIIFNAMGWNIPVMAHIPLIHGENGAKLSKRHGALGVDAYRTMGYLPAALRNYLVRLGWSHGDDEIMSIEDMISWFDIDDINKGAARFDLKKLDAINGHYMRMSNDQDLFDAALNILPEIEGGLQIIETLSEQQRAQFLKAIPNLKERSKTLCELIDNASFIFTQRPLLLDEKAQTLLDKNGLAILEGIYLALKTCSHWDVKSLDETLRYYTERQNLKFGAVAQPLRAALTGRATSLGVFDLLVLLGQDEALNRINDQLITKTY; translated from the coding sequence GTGCCCGTTATTACCCGTTTTGCTCCCTCACCAACAGGCTTCCTTCATATTGGAGGTGCCCGTACGGCCCTCTTTAATTGGCTTTATGCAAAACATACTGGTGGGAAAATGCTTCTACGGATTGAAGATACAGATCGAGAGCGTTCAACAGAAGCAGCTGTAAAAGCCATTATGGATAGTTTACACTGGATGGGACTTAGCTACGACGGTGCTCCTATTTCACAATTCAAACGGGTAGAACGTCATCGACAAGTAGCTGAACAGTTAGTAAAAGATGGAAAAGCTTATTATTGTTATGCTTCTCCTGAAGAATTGGCTGAAATGCGTGAAAATGCCCGCGTAGAAGGTCGACCACCGCGTTATGATGGACGTTGGCGAGATCGTGATATTTCTGAAGCTCCCAAAGATATTAAACCTGTTATTCGCATCAAAGCACCCCAACATGGGGAAACAATTGTGCACGACCGCGTTCAAGGTGATGTTTGCTTTCCCAATAAAGATCTCGATGACTTTATTATTTTGCGTTCCGATGGTTCGCCCACCTATATGCATGCCGTCGTCGTTGATGATCATGATATGGGGATAACACATATCATACGTGGTGATGATCATCTCACAAATGCAGCTCGCCAAACAATCATTTTTAATGCAATGGGATGGAATATTCCTGTTATGGCACATATTCCACTTATCCATGGTGAAAATGGCGCAAAATTATCAAAACGGCATGGCGCACTAGGTGTCGATGCTTATCGAACAATGGGATACCTTCCTGCTGCTTTGCGCAATTATCTTGTCCGCCTAGGTTGGAGTCATGGTGATGACGAAATCATGTCAATCGAAGACATGATTTCTTGGTTTGATATCGATGATATTAATAAGGGTGCAGCGCGCTTTGATCTCAAAAAGCTCGATGCCATTAATGGACACTATATGCGCATGAGCAATGATCAGGACCTTTTTGATGCCGCTCTTAATATTTTACCAGAAATTGAAGGTGGATTACAAATAATTGAAACACTTAGTGAACAACAACGCGCTCAATTTCTAAAAGCTATACCAAATTTGAAAGAGCGTTCAAAAACATTGTGTGAACTCATTGACAATGCTTCCTTCATTTTTACGCAACGGCCTTTACTTCTCGATGAAAAAGCGCAAACACTCTTAGACAAAAATGGGCTAGCCATCTTAGAAGGTATTTATCTTGCTCTGAAAACATGCTCCCATTGGGATGTAAAAAGTTTGGATGAAACTCTTCGATATTATACAGAAAGACAAAATCTCAAATTTGGGGCTGTTGCCCAACCTCTTCGCGCAGCTCTCACAGGCCGTGCAACATCACTGGGAGTTTTTGATCTCCTCGTTTTATTAGGACAGGATGAAGCTCTTAACCGCATCAATGACCAACTTATAACAAAGACATATTAA
- the rpiA gene encoding ribose-5-phosphate isomerase RpiA: MNVQQLKKMAAVKALEFVEDGMRLGIGTGSTVNEFIRLLGGRVGDGLRVTGVSTSLYSEQLCRKFGVPISTLEQIPELDLDIDGADEIGPEMTLIKGGGGALLHEKIVASASRAMLIIADETKMVKRLGAFALPIEVNPFGMHTTRRAIKKVADDLGLSGEIALRMNGETPFETDGGHFIFDASWGCILQPKLLSDALLAIPGVVEHGLFLGLASRAIIAMADGQIKVLEPFNFREDNLHEDMLAQ, encoded by the coding sequence ATGAATGTTCAGCAGTTAAAAAAAATGGCGGCTGTTAAAGCGCTTGAATTTGTTGAAGATGGTATGCGGCTTGGTATAGGAACTGGTTCGACAGTAAATGAATTTATTCGCCTTCTAGGTGGGCGTGTTGGAGATGGTCTTCGTGTGACTGGTGTTTCTACTTCATTATATTCTGAGCAACTCTGTCGTAAATTTGGGGTGCCTATCAGTACTTTAGAACAGATACCTGAACTAGATCTTGATATCGATGGGGCTGATGAAATTGGTCCAGAAATGACTCTTATTAAAGGGGGAGGGGGCGCGCTGTTACATGAAAAAATTGTAGCATCGGCTTCTCGTGCAATGCTTATTATTGCTGATGAAACAAAGATGGTAAAAAGGCTTGGTGCTTTTGCATTGCCGATTGAAGTTAATCCGTTTGGTATGCATACTACACGCAGAGCTATCAAAAAAGTAGCCGATGATTTAGGTCTTTCTGGAGAAATTGCATTACGCATGAATGGAGAAACTCCTTTTGAAACAGATGGTGGACATTTCATTTTTGATGCATCTTGGGGGTGTATTTTGCAGCCAAAACTATTATCGGATGCACTCCTTGCTATTCCTGGTGTTGTTGAGCATGGTCTTTTTTTGGGATTGGCTTCGCGTGCAATTATAGCGATGGCTGATGGACAAATAAAAGTTTTAGAACCGTTTAATTTTAGAGAAGACAATTTACATGAGGATATGCTAGCACAATAA
- the gltA gene encoding citrate synthase, with translation MSENKAYITVKDKKIEFPVRRGTSGPDVIEIASLYKETDTFTYDPGFTSTASCESKITYIDGNKGILLYRGYPIDQLAEKGDFLESCYLLLYGELPTKQEKHDFDRCIMQHTMVHEQFARFFHGFRRDSHPMAVMVACLGAMSAFYHDSIDITDPQQRMIASVRLISKVPTLAAMAYKYSIGQAFVYPRNDLSYAANFLRMCFCVPCEEYKVNPVLTRAMDRIFILHADHEQNASTSTVRLAGSSGANPFACIAAGVACLWGPAHGGANEACLKMLQEIGSVERIPEFIARAKDKNDPFRLMGFGHRVYKNYDPRAKIMQKTCHEVLKELNIQDDPLLDIAIELEKIALNDEYFVEKKLYPNVDFYSGITLKALGFPTEMFTVLFALARSVGWVAQWKEMIEDPAQKIGRPRQLYTGYAMREYVPIDKRTN, from the coding sequence ATGTCTGAAAATAAAGCATACATTACAGTGAAAGATAAAAAAATAGAATTTCCCGTGCGTAGAGGCACAAGTGGACCTGATGTCATTGAAATTGCTTCTCTTTATAAAGAAACAGACACTTTTACTTATGATCCTGGCTTTACCTCAACTGCTTCTTGTGAATCAAAAATCACTTACATTGATGGTAATAAAGGGATATTGCTTTATCGTGGTTATCCTATCGACCAACTGGCTGAAAAAGGAGATTTTCTCGAAAGTTGCTACCTTTTACTTTACGGTGAACTCCCAACAAAACAAGAAAAACATGACTTTGACCGTTGTATTATGCAGCATACGATGGTACATGAGCAATTTGCGCGATTTTTTCATGGATTTCGTCGTGACTCACATCCTATGGCCGTTATGGTTGCATGCCTTGGAGCTATGTCTGCATTCTATCACGACTCTATTGATATTACAGACCCACAACAAAGAATGATTGCTTCTGTTCGCCTCATCTCAAAGGTTCCAACTCTTGCTGCGATGGCTTATAAATATAGTATAGGGCAAGCCTTTGTTTATCCACGCAATGATCTTAGTTACGCTGCAAATTTTCTCCGTATGTGCTTTTGCGTTCCTTGTGAAGAATACAAAGTCAATCCTGTTCTTACTCGGGCAATGGATCGAATCTTTATCCTGCATGCAGATCATGAACAAAATGCTTCTACATCCACTGTACGCCTTGCTGGATCATCAGGTGCTAATCCGTTTGCATGTATCGCAGCAGGTGTTGCGTGCCTTTGGGGACCAGCGCATGGTGGAGCTAATGAAGCATGCTTAAAGATGCTACAAGAAATAGGTTCCGTTGAGAGAATCCCTGAATTCATTGCACGTGCAAAAGATAAAAATGATCCTTTCCGCCTTATGGGATTTGGTCACAGAGTCTATAAAAATTATGATCCACGTGCAAAAATCATGCAAAAAACCTGCCATGAAGTTTTAAAAGAACTTAACATCCAAGATGATCCACTGCTTGATATAGCTATAGAACTTGAAAAAATCGCCCTGAATGATGAGTATTTTGTTGAGAAAAAGCTTTATCCAAATGTCGATTTCTATTCTGGCATTACATTAAAAGCCTTAGGATTCCCAACCGAAATGTTTACTGTTCTTTTTGCATTAGCGCGCAGTGTCGGTTGGGTTGCACAATGGAAAGAAATGATTGAGGATCCCGCCCAAAAGATTGGTCGGCCTCGTCAACTCTATACAGGCTATGCCATGCGTGAATATGTTCCTATAGATAAACGTACAAATTAA
- a CDS encoding transporter substrate-binding domain-containing protein: MKLLAVTLIISATFFTQLTDAKTLKIASEGTYPPFSYIDSNNELKGFDIDISYALCKKMNVECTITTQDLEGMIPGLLAKKYDAIIASLAPTQERLQKIDFTDPYYNTALAVIVTKDSEIKEISAEAFKSKNLGVQSNTTQAAYAEDHYASEGANIKLYPTTIEVNRDLLSRRLDVVIIDKLQALNWLNNEGKECCQLLGILEETNFPIAIALRQNNNELKDKFNKAIKEIRLDGTYEKIMKKYFTFDIY; this comes from the coding sequence ATGAAATTATTAGCAGTCACTCTTATAATAAGCGCAACATTTTTTACCCAATTAACTGATGCAAAAACGCTAAAAATTGCGAGTGAAGGTACCTACCCTCCATTTAGTTATATTGACTCAAATAATGAGCTCAAAGGTTTTGATATTGATATATCTTATGCACTTTGTAAAAAAATGAACGTCGAGTGTACTATCACTACTCAAGATTTAGAGGGAATGATTCCCGGTCTTCTTGCAAAAAAATACGATGCGATCATTGCTTCCCTTGCTCCTACACAAGAGCGCTTACAAAAAATTGACTTCACAGATCCTTATTATAACACAGCACTCGCTGTAATTGTTACAAAAGATTCAGAAATTAAAGAGATCTCGGCTGAAGCTTTTAAAAGTAAAAATCTTGGTGTGCAATCAAATACAACACAAGCTGCATACGCGGAAGATCATTATGCTTCTGAAGGAGCAAACATTAAACTCTACCCGACAACAATAGAAGTAAATCGCGATCTTTTAAGTCGTCGACTTGATGTGGTTATCATTGATAAACTGCAAGCATTAAACTGGCTCAACAATGAAGGAAAAGAGTGTTGCCAACTTTTAGGAATTTTGGAAGAAACAAATTTTCCTATTGCAATCGCACTACGTCAAAATAATAATGAGCTTAAAGATAAATTTAATAAAGCGATAAAAGAGATCCGTTTGGATGGAACTTATGAAAAAATTATGAAAAAATATTTTACATTCGATATTTATTAA
- a CDS encoding ABC transporter permease, whose protein sequence is MIDNLALLSLSNGGWGMVILSSAGMTLSLALCCGLLGLPLGLLGAVMIRSNIKIAKAIAILFSSIFRGLPELLTLFLVYYGLQNIIQIVLNYFNIEMMFSINAFVAGVLALSMVFAAFSCEVWLGAFNIFDKGQYEAAKALGLSRSTTFFRIVFPQLIRNALPGLSNNWLTLLKDTSLVSTISLVDLMRQTNLAVAATDKPMLFYLVACLLYLLFSAFFSAVLRYLEIYTQAGYRKVLSS, encoded by the coding sequence ATGATTGATAATTTAGCATTGCTATCATTGAGCAATGGTGGATGGGGTATGGTTATACTTTCTAGTGCTGGGATGACATTATCATTAGCTTTGTGTTGTGGGCTCTTGGGACTTCCTTTAGGTCTTCTGGGTGCTGTGATGATTCGGTCTAATATTAAGATAGCTAAAGCTATAGCGATCCTTTTTTCATCGATCTTCCGTGGGCTACCAGAGCTTTTAACCTTATTTTTAGTTTACTACGGCTTGCAAAATATTATTCAAATTGTTCTAAATTATTTTAATATTGAAATGATGTTCAGTATCAATGCTTTTGTTGCTGGTGTTCTTGCACTCAGTATGGTTTTTGCAGCTTTTTCATGTGAAGTTTGGCTTGGAGCATTCAACATTTTTGATAAGGGTCAGTATGAAGCGGCTAAAGCTCTAGGACTTTCACGCTCAACTACATTTTTTCGTATTGTATTTCCTCAGCTCATTCGAAATGCTTTGCCAGGACTTTCTAATAATTGGCTCACCTTACTTAAGGATACATCCTTGGTATCAACCATTTCACTTGTTGATCTTATGCGACAAACAAACTTAGCAGTCGCAGCCACAGATAAACCTATGCTTTTTTATCTTGTGGCATGCTTACTCTATTTGTTATTTTCAGCGTTCTTTTCTGCAGTCTTGCGCTATCTGGAAATATACACTCAAGCAGGATATCGAAAGGTGTTGAGTTCATGA
- a CDS encoding ComEC/Rec2 family competence protein: MFNQNKVKDALSISGVIERKKSSLIGRDAFSTHYDTNNNNCTGKKLFLFTLLKEAITFFWKWLVDCINKEISFGILFSLILIFFSIGIIYYFSVEREPSWGQFGVLVSIFLGILHISRFYRKVWITAGFLFCIVLGALAAKIETWRVSTTMLSRDIVTTLTGRIVSIDSRQKGGFRLVLDVLSTQKPILHHTPHRIRLSARYLPYGLAIGDGLYGKVKIRALSGPVRPGGYDFSFHNYFKGIGAQGVYLGKPIKISVLQSDKILSIVQQKIENLRTNMTQRIRMAIDQEKGSVAAALITGQRGGISNDTNEALRKVGLAHILSISGLHMALLSGIVLVCIRSFLALFPVFSSYYSAKKFAAIAALMMTAFYLILSGAAVSAKRSFVMIAVMLIAVLCNRSAVTIRNFAIAGLITLAVTPHEILGPSFQMSFSATAALIASFDWWSGGSLFRKRKTTPSYVGGGMIRFVLLTILSTCASSFVAGAASGIYAAYHFSNIATLSIISNALALPIVSMLIIPFGLIAVLAMFWGLEWLPLQIMGFGVDLVIKIAHAIKAISPELNPGFMPLSALVLLSIGLVGLIFFKTSIRYFFCLFILAGIYVCLVHSPIQLIIADNMRLVGVVNEKKLYIDRYYISKFTTSILEKSFRVNEMIKPTKYGPSFHEQFVCDNHVCASLLENGLRVVVLHGEIDQCIEADIMIKTFVMSNQTCNKKTKIIFTPQQLLSRGSVMMTKSGDIIWSSMGFYRPWNIHRQHSQELYNLSYSRSFFMIEQQQNRKL; this comes from the coding sequence ATGTTTAATCAAAATAAAGTTAAGGATGCTTTATCCATAAGTGGTGTGATAGAAAGAAAAAAATCAAGTCTGATAGGGCGGGATGCTTTTTCTACGCATTATGATACAAATAACAACAATTGTACCGGGAAAAAGCTATTTTTATTTACACTTTTAAAAGAAGCAATAACTTTTTTCTGGAAATGGTTGGTAGATTGCATAAACAAAGAAATCTCTTTTGGAATTCTTTTTTCATTGATTTTAATCTTTTTTTCCATAGGCATCATTTATTATTTTAGTGTGGAGAGAGAGCCAAGTTGGGGACAATTTGGTGTGTTGGTTAGCATCTTTCTTGGAATACTCCATATTTCACGTTTTTATCGGAAAGTATGGATTACCGCGGGATTTCTGTTTTGTATTGTATTGGGTGCTTTGGCCGCAAAAATAGAAACGTGGCGTGTATCTACAACAATGTTGAGTAGAGACATTGTCACCACATTAACAGGAAGGATTGTTTCTATTGATTCAAGGCAAAAAGGGGGATTTCGTTTAGTTCTAGATGTTTTGAGTACACAAAAGCCAATATTACACCATACTCCTCATCGTATTCGTTTGTCAGCAAGGTATTTACCCTATGGATTAGCAATTGGTGATGGCCTATATGGGAAAGTCAAGATTCGTGCGTTATCTGGGCCGGTACGTCCAGGAGGCTACGATTTTAGTTTCCATAATTATTTTAAAGGAATTGGTGCTCAGGGAGTTTATTTAGGAAAACCAATAAAAATATCAGTTTTACAGTCGGATAAAATATTAAGTATAGTCCAACAGAAAATTGAAAATTTACGGACGAACATGACACAGAGAATCCGTATGGCAATTGACCAAGAAAAAGGGAGTGTTGCGGCTGCTCTTATAACGGGACAGCGGGGTGGTATTTCAAATGATACAAATGAAGCATTGCGTAAGGTTGGATTAGCGCACATTTTATCAATATCAGGTTTGCATATGGCTCTGTTGAGTGGCATAGTTCTTGTGTGTATTCGCAGTTTTTTAGCACTTTTCCCAGTTTTTTCATCCTATTATTCTGCTAAAAAATTCGCTGCCATTGCGGCATTAATGATGACAGCTTTTTATTTGATACTCTCTGGTGCCGCTGTATCAGCAAAGAGAAGTTTTGTGATGATTGCTGTTATGTTGATTGCCGTATTGTGTAATCGTTCTGCTGTAACAATACGTAATTTTGCTATTGCAGGTCTGATAACCCTTGCTGTTACGCCGCATGAAATATTAGGTCCCAGCTTTCAAATGTCTTTTTCTGCAACGGCAGCTTTGATTGCGTCTTTTGATTGGTGGAGCGGGGGCTCACTTTTTCGTAAAAGGAAAACAACACCATCTTACGTTGGAGGTGGAATGATTCGTTTTGTACTCTTAACGATACTTTCAACATGTGCATCTTCATTTGTGGCGGGCGCTGCCAGTGGAATTTATGCTGCTTATCATTTTTCCAATATTGCAACTCTTAGCATTATCAGTAATGCGTTAGCTCTGCCAATAGTATCAATGCTCATTATACCTTTTGGATTAATCGCAGTCCTTGCAATGTTTTGGGGGCTTGAATGGTTACCGCTTCAAATTATGGGTTTTGGTGTTGATCTTGTGATAAAAATTGCTCACGCTATAAAAGCCATTTCTCCTGAGTTGAATCCTGGATTTATGCCGTTATCTGCGTTGGTTTTATTGAGTATAGGTTTGGTTGGGCTAATTTTTTTTAAAACATCCATCAGGTACTTTTTTTGTCTTTTTATCTTAGCTGGTATTTATGTTTGCTTAGTGCATTCACCTATACAACTCATTATAGCCGATAATATGAGACTCGTGGGGGTTGTTAATGAAAAGAAATTATATATTGATCGTTACTATATTTCTAAATTCACGACTTCCATATTGGAAAAATCATTTCGTGTGAATGAGATGATAAAACCAACGAAATATGGTCCTTCGTTTCATGAGCAGTTCGTTTGTGATAATCATGTTTGTGCGTCCTTATTAGAAAATGGATTAAGAGTGGTTGTCTTGCATGGAGAAATAGATCAATGCATAGAGGCAGATATCATGATTAAGACATTTGTAATGAGTAATCAAACATGCAACAAGAAGACAAAAATAATATTTACTCCCCAACAATTGTTATCACGAGGGAGTGTTATGATGACCAAAAGTGGTGATATTATTTGGTCTTCTATGGGGTTTTATAGACCTTGGAATATACACAGGCAACATTCACAAGAACTGTATAACTTATCGTATTCTCGATCCTTCTTCATGATAGAGCAACAACAAAACAGGAAATTATAG
- a CDS encoding DUF2059 domain-containing protein, which yields MKTIFSFQRFVAYCGVAAVLVVNIGMACAQGVSEQHLNSARKAIGAIRATDQFDSFLPNAAHDFKNELISDDPNLATSISDIVDKQALALAKRRSDLEKEIAHVYAKYFTQEELDAITAFYSSDTGKKFLTEVPNIARDAYSTFDTWRSALMQDLIKNVKKEMSETLHLNNSATPMKSGSSENHK from the coding sequence ATGAAAACAATATTTTCTTTTCAGCGTTTTGTAGCGTATTGTGGTGTAGCTGCCGTTTTGGTAGTCAATATTGGGATGGCTTGTGCTCAAGGCGTGAGCGAACAGCATTTAAATTCGGCAAGAAAGGCTATCGGCGCTATTCGTGCAACTGATCAATTTGATAGCTTTTTACCGAATGCGGCACATGATTTTAAAAATGAATTGATCAGCGATGATCCCAATTTGGCAACTTCTATTTCTGATATTGTTGATAAACAGGCGCTTGCTTTGGCTAAACGGCGCTCTGATTTAGAAAAAGAGATTGCTCATGTATATGCAAAATATTTTACTCAAGAAGAACTTGATGCAATCACGGCATTCTATAGTTCTGATACCGGTAAAAAGTTTTTGACAGAAGTTCCAAATATTGCGCGTGATGCTTACTCTACATTTGATACGTGGCGTTCTGCTCTTATGCAGGATCTTATAAAAAATGTGAAAAAAGAGATGTCTGAAACGCTTCATTTAAATAACTCTGCTACGCCTATGAAATCGGGATCTTCAGAAAATCACAAATAG
- a CDS encoding transporter substrate-binding domain-containing protein, with protein MKLLAVTLIISATFFSQFTNAQTLKIASDASYPPFSYIDSNNELKGFDIDISYALCKKMNVECTLITQDFEGMIPGLLAKKYDAIISSLAPTQERLQKIDFTDPYYNTALAVIVTKDSEIKEISAKAFKGKNLGVQSNTTQAAYAEDHYAPEGVNIKLYPTTIEVNRDLLSRRLDLVIFDKLKALDWLNNEGKDCCQLLGILEETNFPIAIALRQNNNELKDKFNEAIREIRLDGTYEKIMKKYFTFDIY; from the coding sequence ATGAAATTATTAGCAGTCACTCTTATAATAAGCGCAACATTTTTCTCCCAATTTACCAATGCCCAAACGCTGAAAATTGCAAGTGATGCTTCCTATCCCCCTTTTAGTTATATTGACTCAAATAATGAACTCAAAGGTTTTGATATTGATATATCTTATGCACTTTGTAAAAAAATGAATGTCGAATGTACTCTCATCACTCAAGACTTTGAGGGAATGATTCCCGGTCTTCTTGCAAAAAAATACGATGCGATCATTTCGTCCCTTGCTCCTACACAAGAGCGCTTACAAAAAATTGACTTCACAGATCCTTATTATAACACAGCACTCGCTGTAATTGTTACCAAAGATTCAGAAATTAAAGAGATCTCGGCTAAAGCCTTTAAAGGTAAAAATCTTGGTGTGCAATCCAATACAACACAAGCTGCATACGCGGAAGATCATTATGCTCCTGAAGGGGTAAACATTAAACTCTATCCGACAACAATAGAAGTGAATCGTGATCTTTTAAGTCGTCGACTTGATCTAGTTATCTTTGATAAACTAAAGGCATTAGACTGGCTCAACAATGAAGGAAAAGATTGCTGTCAACTTCTAGGGATTTTGGAAGAAACAAATTTTCCTATTGCAATTGCACTGCGTCAAAATAACAATGAACTTAAAGATAAGTTTAATGAAGCGATACGAGAAATCCGCTTGGATGGAACTTATGAAAAAATTATGAAAAAATATTTTACATTCGATATTTATTAA